The Alloyangia pacifica DNA segment GGTTCAGGAGGTTGAGGATCTCGGCCTGCACCGACACATCGAGCGCCGAGGTCGGCTCATCAAGCAGCACCAGCTCCGGCTCGACGATCAGCGCGCGCGCGATCGCGATGCGCTGGCGCTGGCCCCCAGACAGCTCGTGCGGAAAGCGGAAGCGGAAACTCTGATCGAGCCCGACGTCGCTCAGGATTGTGTCGATGCGCTCCTGCCTGCGGTCGAGCCCCATGATCTGCAGCGGCTCGATCAGCACGTTCTGCACCATCTTGCGTGGGTGCAGCGAGGCATAGGGATCCTGAAAGACCATCTGCACCTTGCGGAAGAACTCCTTGCTGCGGCGGCGTGGCAGCTCGAAGCCGTCGATCAGAAGGGCGCCATCGTAATCGGGATTGAGCCCCGCGACGGCCCGCAGGATCGTCGATTTGCCGCAGCCGGACTCGCCGATCAGCCCATAGCTTTCGCCCTTGCCGATACGGAAGTTGGCCTGCTTGACGACCTCGACCCGCGCGGCGCCCTGCCCGAAAGCAATGCTCAGCTGCGAGACCTCGAGATTGGGTGTTGTCATGTCGAATTCCTCTCTCAGGCGACGGGCGCGCCGAGCCAGGCCGGGTCGCGCACCGGCACCGCAAGCTCGTCGCAGGGGTGGTCGAGACGCGGCAGGCTGTCGAGCAGGCCGCGAGTGTAGGGGTGACGCGCCTGTCCGAGCGTTGCCGCCGGGAGGTTCTCGAGCACGCGGCCGCGGTACATTACCAGCACCCGGTCGCAGAAATCGGCGACGAGGTTGAGATCGTGGCTGATGAAGATGAGGCTTGCCCCGGCGCGGTCAACGAGCTCCTGAAGCACTGACAGCACCTGCCGCCGGACCGTCACGTCGAGCGCCGAGGTCGGCTCATCCGCGATGATCAGCTTGGGTTCGGCGATTAGCATCATGGCAATCATGATGCGCTGCCCCATGCCGCCCGAAACCTCGTGCGGCAGCAGCTCGTAGACCCGTTCGGGGTCTCGGATATGTACGCTCTCGAGCATCGCCATGGCACGGCGGCGCGCCTCGGCGCGGCCGACACGGTGATGCATGCGATAGGCCTCGGCGATCTGCTTGCCGACCTTCATCAGCGGGTTCAGCGAATACTTCGGATCCTGCAGGATCATCGCGATGTCGTTGCCGCGGATCCGCATCATCTGCCGCTCGCTGGCGCGCATAAGGTCGATCGCGCCGAACTGCATGCGCTCGGCGGTGATCTCGGCCGACGGCGGAGAGAGGCGCATCAGGGCGCGGCCGGTCTGGCTCTTGCCCGAGCCGGACTCGCCGACGATCCCCAACTTCTCGGCGCCGAGGTCGAAGGAGACGCCGCGGACCGCCTGCGTGACGCGGCCCTCGCTGCGGAAGGTGATGTTAAGGTCGCGAACGCTGAGGATTGGGTCTTGGATCATGGCAGTTTCAGTCATGGCGCGGGTCCAGAACGTCGCGCAGGCCGTCGCCCACGAGGTTGAAGGCAATCGAGGTCAGCAGGATCGCCATGCCCGGGGCGGCGGCGACATAGCCGTTCGACAGGATGAACTGGCGCGCGGAGGACAGCATGGCCCCCCATTCCGGGCTCGGCGGCTGTGCCCCGAGGCCGAGAAAGCCAAGGCCTGCCGCCGAGAGGATGATCGACGCCATGTTCAGCGTGACCCGTGCGATCACCGAGGGCAGGCACATCGGCACCACGTGCCGCGAGATGATGCGCAACGCCGACGCGCCTTGCAGTCGCACCGCCGAGATATAGTCCGAGCGGCGGATGATCAGCGTCTCGGCCCGTGCCAGTCGGGCGATCGGCGGCCACGCGGTGAATGAGATGGCGATGATCGCGTTGTTTATGCCCGGCCCGAGCGCCGACACGAAGGCCAGCGCAAGAACCAGCGACGGGAAGGCAAGGAAAATCTCGGTGACGCGCATCATCACCGTGTCGACCCAGCCGCCGAAATACCCCGAGACAGCCCCCACCAGCAGCCCGATCGGCGCCGAGATCACCGCCGTCAGGCCAGCTATGTAAAGGGTGATGCGGGCGCCGTAGAGCAGCCGCGAGTAGATGTCTCGGCCAAGTTCGTCAGTGCCGAACCAATGCTCGCCCGAAGGAAGCGCCAGCCGATTGCCGAGATCCTGCGCAAAGATGTCATGCGTCGCCAGCAGTGGCGCGAACAGCGCGGCCAGCGAGATTACCAGCAGGATCGCCAGACCCAGCAGGGCAGAGCCGTTGCGCCGCAACTTGCGCCACATACGCCAGCTCTGGTGCAGCCGCGCCTGCAGGGGCGAGGTTGGGTTGGGATCGCGCAGCCAGGCGCCCAGCGAGCCGGACTGCGGCGGAGAGGAGATGTCGCTCATGTCAGTTTGTCCTTTTCGCCTCAGCGGGTGCGCGGGTCGATGACGCGGTAGAGGATGTCGCAGAACAGGTTCAGCACAACGAAGATCACGCCGATCACCAGGGTACAGCCCACCACCGAGTTCATGTCGCCCGAGAGCAGCGAGTTGGTCATGTAGCGGCCGAAGCCCGGCCA contains these protein-coding regions:
- a CDS encoding ABC transporter ATP-binding protein, with amino-acid sequence MTTPNLEVSQLSIAFGQGAARVEVVKQANFRIGKGESYGLIGESGCGKSTILRAVAGLNPDYDGALLIDGFELPRRRSKEFFRKVQMVFQDPYASLHPRKMVQNVLIEPLQIMGLDRRQERIDTILSDVGLDQSFRFRFPHELSGGQRQRIAIARALIVEPELVLLDEPTSALDVSVQAEILNLLNRLRRERGLTYLMVSHDIAVVAHMCDRVAIMKDGRILEKLTPEQLRNGAVSETYTSDFLAASAPAVVRAG
- a CDS encoding ABC transporter ATP-binding protein, whose protein sequence is MTETAMIQDPILSVRDLNITFRSEGRVTQAVRGVSFDLGAEKLGIVGESGSGKSQTGRALMRLSPPSAEITAERMQFGAIDLMRASERQMMRIRGNDIAMILQDPKYSLNPLMKVGKQIAEAYRMHHRVGRAEARRRAMAMLESVHIRDPERVYELLPHEVSGGMGQRIMIAMMLIAEPKLIIADEPTSALDVTVRRQVLSVLQELVDRAGASLIFISHDLNLVADFCDRVLVMYRGRVLENLPAATLGQARHPYTRGLLDSLPRLDHPCDELAVPVRDPAWLGAPVA
- a CDS encoding ABC transporter permease, which produces MSDISSPPQSGSLGAWLRDPNPTSPLQARLHQSWRMWRKLRRNGSALLGLAILLVISLAALFAPLLATHDIFAQDLGNRLALPSGEHWFGTDELGRDIYSRLLYGARITLYIAGLTAVISAPIGLLVGAVSGYFGGWVDTVMMRVTEIFLAFPSLVLALAFVSALGPGINNAIIAISFTAWPPIARLARAETLIIRRSDYISAVRLQGASALRIISRHVVPMCLPSVIARVTLNMASIILSAAGLGFLGLGAQPPSPEWGAMLSSARQFILSNGYVAAAPGMAILLTSIAFNLVGDGLRDVLDPRHD